From the Corythoichthys intestinalis isolate RoL2023-P3 chromosome 13, ASM3026506v1, whole genome shotgun sequence genome, one window contains:
- the ints13 gene encoding integrator complex subunit 13, protein MKMFSVAHKTVFVVDHCPYMAESSRQQVECDVLTKSRGQGVIPLAPVSKSLWTCAVECSMEYCRILYDIYPLDKLINYIVSDSEFHFLNSWKRDCQSTHDLMSALATVGPPNPREDPECCSILHGLVAAVESLCKITELQHEKRIALMDTADRVANRGRIICLTNAKSDTHVRMLEDCIQETILEQNKLAAGSDRLMGIQQCELVLIHIYPQGDDTLVSDRPKKEVSSLLTSEVHSVRAGRHLATKLNILVQQHFDLASTTITNIPMKEEQHANTSANYDVELLHHKDAHIEFFKSGDLHMAGTSTRENGLKETVTLKWCTPRTISIELHYCTGAYRISPTDVNSRPSSCLTNFLLNGRSVLLEQPRKSGSKIISHMLSSHGGEIFLHVLNSNRSTLEDPPSISEGCGGRVTDYRITDFGEFMKENRLTPISEASHHPSARLPAERAKAQLERHTRYWPMIISQTTIFNMQAVVPLANLIVKEALTEEDVLTCQKTVYNLVDMERKNDPLPISTVGSRGKGPKRDEQYRIMWNELETLVKTHAGATDRHQRVLDCIIACRSKPPEEEERKKRGRKREDREDRAEKNGGKDLEDKSWKDSERIKILPDKEDLESEVIKDSPDSPEPLNKKPRLNTDEVESPEGAKGPVSLLSLWTNRITAKSRKRREFIGRARSVNSKFELYQHLKDENGMDIHENGKASR, encoded by the exons ATGAAGATGTTCTCAGTGGCTCACAAGACAGTCTTCGTGGTGGACCATTGTCCCTACATGGCTGAGTCCAGTCGTCAGCAGGTGGAATGTGATGTGCTGACCAAAAGCCGAGGTCAGGGAGTCATCCCTTTGGCCCCCGTGTCCAAATCCTTGTGGACGTGCGCTGTAGAATGCTCCATGGAATACTGCCGCATCCTCTATGACATTTACCCATTGGATAAATTG ATTAATTACATTGTGAGTGACTCGGAGTTCCACTTCCTGAATAGCTGGAAACGTGATTGCCAGAGCACTCATGAT CTCATGTCAGCTCTGGCCACGGTGGGGCCACCCAACCCGCGCGAGGACCCCGAGTGCTGCAGCATTCTTCATGGGCTGGTAGCAGCCGTGGAGTCGCTGTGCAAGATCACCGAGCTCCAGCACGAGAAGCGCATAGCTCTGATGGACACGGCTGACCGAGTGGCCAACCGTGGTCGTATTATCTGCTTAACAAATGCTAAAAG TGACACTCACGTGCGCATGTTGGAGGACTGCATTCAGGAGACCATTTTGGAGCAAAACAAGCTGGCAGCAGGATCAGACag GCTGATGGGCATCCAGCAATGTGAATTAGTCCTCATTCACATTTACCCTCAGGGCGACGACACGCTGGTGTCGGACAGGCCCAAGAAAGAA GTGTCGTCTCTGCTGACCAGTGAGGTTCACAGCGTGCGGGCTGGAAGACACTTAGCCACCAAGCTCAACATTCTGGTGCAACAACACTTCGATTTGGCCTCGACCACCATCACTAACATTCCCATGAAG GAAGAGCAGCACGCCAACACGTCAGCCAATTACGATGTGGAACTCCTTCATCACAAGGACGCCcatattgaattttttaaaagcg GAGACTTGCATATGGCCGGCACTAGCACGCGGGAAAATGGACTAAAAGAAACAGTGACGCTCAAGTGGTGCACGCCGAGAACTATCTCCATAG AACTGCACTACTGCACAGGAGCTTATCGCATCTCCCCCACCGACGTCAACAGTCGTCCTTCATCGTGTTTGACCAACTTTCTCCTCAATG GTCGATCAGTGCTCCTGGAGCAACCGAGGAAGTCCGGGTCGAAGATCATCAGCCACATGCTAAGCAGCCACGGCGGTGAGATCTTCCTGCATGTTCTCAACAGCAACCGCTCCACACTTGAGGACCCGCCGTCTATCAGCGAGGGCTGCGGCGGCCGAGTCACAGATTACCGCATCACT GATTTCGGCGAGTTTATGAAAGAAAACCGCCTGACTCCTATTTCTGAGGCCTCCCATCATCCATCCGCCAGACTGCCGGCGGAGCGTGCCAAAGCGCAACTTGAACGTCACACGCGTTACTGGCCCATGATCATTTCCCAGACCACTATTTTCAACATGCAGGCA GTTGTTCCTCTGGCTAACCTGATCGTGAAAGAGGCTCTCACTGAAGAAGACGTTCTCACCTGCCAGAAGACAGTCTACAACCTGGTGGATATGGAGAGAAAGAATGACCCGCTTCCTATCTCCACCGTGGGTTCCAGAGGGAAAGGACCAAAGAG AGACGAACAGTACCGCATAATGTGGAACGAGCTGGAGACTTTAGTGAAAACCCACGCCGGAGCCACCGACAGGCACCAGAGGGTTCTCGACTGCATCATCGCCTGCCGCAGTAAACCTCCCGAGgaagaagaaagaaagaaacgaGGCAGGAAGAGGGAGGATAGGGAAGACCGGGCAGAGAAAAACGGGGGCAAGGATCTGGAGGATAAAAGCTGGAAGGACTCAGAAAG GATAAAAATCCTACCTGATAAAGAGGATTTGGAGTCTGAAGTCATCAAAGATTCGCCAGACTCTCCCGAACCCCTAAACAAGAAACCTCGCCTGAACACTGATGAAGTGGAGTCACCAGAGGGCGCCAAAG GTCCTGTCTCGCTGCTCTCTCTGTGGACTAATCGGATCACCGCCAAGTCCAGAAAGCGTCGGGAGTTCATAGGGAGAGCGCGTTCGGTCAACAGCAAGTTTGAGCTGTACCAGCATCTCAAAGATGAAAACGG GATGGACATTCATGAAAACGGCAAGGCCTCCAGATGA